AGAGATTGAAACCTACGAACCTCCCTTTCATCTACTCTTTCTGAAGATTATTTCAAACCCTATCCTTTCTTCCCTTCTGCTGACAATAGGGCTTTATGGGATTATCTTCGGGATCTCAAACCCGGGTGCCGGAGCAGAAATTTTGGGGATTATTGCTATCGTTCTCGGGCTGATAGGTACAGGGTTTGATATCAATATAGCAGCGTTTTTCCTTATCCTTGTAGGGGCAGGGCTCCTTATTTTAGAACTTAATTCTCCGGGATTTGGAATTTTCGGGCTTGCAGGGCTTATCAGCCTGGTAATAGGCAGCCTCTTCCTCGTGCCTCTGGGGGAAAAGAATATCTATACACCTGAGTTCACAAGATTGCTGGTTCTGGCAATTGTTACTCCAACAGTCGTTATTGGGCTGTTTCTGGTATATGCAGTATACAAAGTGGCGGAGATCAGGAAAAAGAAACCTGTTATTGGAACTATAATAGGAGATACTGCCCGGACAATAGACGCAGTAAGCCCTGAGAAAGCCGGATTTGTCCGGTATAAGGGAGAGTACTGGAAAGCCAGGTCAGAAGAAGAGATAGAAGTTGATCAGGAAGTGGAAATTATTGGAAAAGAAAGGGAAGTGCTGGTAGTAAAAAGAAAAGTATAAACCTCCCTTTCTCTTCTGCTTTTCTTTATACAGAGTTGTGTTTCCTTATTTCAGCTTAATCTTTTCTCTTGTTCTTTATTTTCTCAAGAACCCTGTATTTTTTATTTATAGCCTCCTCAGCTGCCCTGTCAATTGCATCCCTCATTTCTTCAAAGTCTCTCGGATTCTCTTCCCCGTGAACCTTTTTAACAGGAGTATAGGCTGACTCCCTGAACCTGGGTGCAAAGTCCCGGACTTCTCCATTAACAATAATTTCAGCCCCGCTTCCTTCTTCAACATGGCCTATGATGTCAATCTCAACCCCGGCAGCGCGAACTGTTTCAAGAATTTCACCGGCATATTCCGGAGGGGCAATGACCAGCAGGGCATCAAGAGAAACACCAAGATAATCGATTTTAAGAAGCTCAAGCATGGAGAGCACCTTGGGGTCTACAAGAGCCCGCATTTTTTCTTCTTCAAAGACCATTTTTACACCTGCGGTCTTTGAGATCTCTCTGGCATCCCCACGAATTCCTCCATTGGTAACATCGGTCATGGAGTGGACTTTTTTATACAGGCCGGACTGCAGAAGGGCTTCACAGGCTTCAAGAAAACGGATGTTTATGGTCTCTTCCACGACGTCATGCATATCGTAATAAAGTGCAGTTGTAGAAATCGTTCCTCCTCCTGCGCCTTCAGTCATAAGGATGAGGTCTCCCGGCCTTGTCCTGTTTCGTGAGGTAAGGGAGGAAGTAACACCAACCGCTCCGACGCCTCCTGTCATTCTTTCTCCTATGACCATATCCCCGCCTATACGGAGAGTGCTCCCGGTAATAAGAGGAATTCCGGTAAGTTCCGAGACCGTGGTTATCCCTGCAATATGATCAAATATTTTTGCAACGTCCCCATCGTCTGCAACGTGGATGTCTGAAAGCATTGCAAGGGGACGTGCTCCCATTGAATATACATCACGCAGGGCTGCTCTGGCTACATGAAAACCTGATAGGAAAGGGAAGTCACTCAGGCGGGAATGTATGCCATCAATTGTAACCACAAGGTATTCATCCCCTATTTTCACAACGCCGGAATCATCAAGCTGGGAACTATCAACCACCGCACCCGTGTTGCCTATAACCTCTCCAAGCTTGGAATGAACGTAAAAGTCCCCTGTGCCTCTTGAGCCCACACCGAACTCCCCCATAGCAACTCCTGAAATAGTGGGGCTTAATACATCTCCTTTGGTATGAAGAGTGGCTTTTGCTTCGCAGATAACTGCAGCTGCAATCTCATGAGCCCTTTTTGAGCTTATGCTTTTGATTTCAAGTATTCTTGAAGCAAGCTGTTCTTCAAGTCCGGTTTCATTTGAAGGGTCTTTTTTAAGAGCCCGTTTTGCATAGCCTTCTATATCCATAACAACCATCCTCTCGCAGATACTGTCTCTGCTTTACAGGGAGCAGGACAGGATAATTTGGAATTAAAGTATCGGTTTTCTGTTTAATTTCAATTGAATCCTGATCAGTTATAATTGAATCCTGATCAGTTATAATTGAATCCTGATCAATACAAAATGCCCAAAACCCAGACATAAAAGTTTAAAAAATGATAAATAAATGTTCAGCCGCAAAGACAAAGCAAGCCAGTAGATTTATAGTTTAAAATATTCAGCACATTTCAACGAAGTTTCTCAAAATCTTTAATCCGGTGGCTCCGCTTTTTTCAGGGTGGAACTGAGTGCCCATAACATTTCCTTTTGAGTTTACAACTGAAGCCGCATATTCAAGCCCATATTCGCATGATGCAAGGGTGTTTTCTGCAGACGTATCCACATAGTACGAGTGTACGAAATATACAAAAGAACCGTCGGGAATACCTTTAAACAGAGGGTGGTCCTGTTTGACCCTTATGTTATTCCAGCCCATTTGAGGAACTTTCAGTTCAGACTTCGGGAATCGAAGCACCCTGCCCTGAATGAGGTCAAGCCCGTCTGTCAGCCTGCCTTCTTCGGAAGAGCTCATCAAAACCTGCTGCCCCAGGCATATTCCAAGCATTGGCTTTCCCGATTCTGCAAATTCGGCTATGGTCTTTTTGAGAGGGACCAGACACTTCATTGCATCTATAAAAGCACCGACTCCTGGGAGAATAATACCATCTGCTGCCAGGATCTCTTCAGGATTCCCGGAGATTGCGGGACTTGCTCCAGCGTGTTCAAGCCCTTTTTGAACACTTCTGAGATTTCCAAGCCCGTAATCGATAATCACGATTCTTTTCATAGCTCTAACAAACAAAGTTAAGATAGATTAAGCTTACGAACAAAGAATTTTAGAAAGGCAAGAAAAATCAGGAAATAAGAATCAAAGAAAAATAGAAAATATACCTGAAAAATATAAAAGTAAACATTTCAGGTCAGTATCTATCTGCAGAAATGTTACAGGTCCTTTTCTCCTGTTCAAAAATCACCTTGTACTTGCCGCAGCGAACGCATTTATAACGTTTTTCGAGCGCAGTTGGCAAACAGCAGAGCGCTCCGCTTTTTCGTTTCCAGTCGTGCAGTCCTAGAAGACATAAAAAATTTTGTCTATGGTCCGATTCACTTGGCTCATCAGAACATTCTTGAGTCAAAAACCTCTTTCCCTCGCTAGATTCAGTAAGGTTGTTTTGCAGTATTAAGGAGTTTTATGCATAAAAGTGCTATATAAGTATATACTTATTAAGGACAAGGATAACCAGATTTCCCATTAAAAAAAGATTTTTGCCTTCGTATCGAAAAGTGATAAATAGAAAGATTGAATATTGATAAAATATTCCAAAAATAGAAAGTTCTCAGAATTAAAGTGAGGGGGGAAATAATGGGAATTCAACTATTCAGACATAATGAAAAAGCAATGGAATTACCAATTAACATCGTTGTGATACATTGCAAAATCCTATAAGAATTACGAATTGAAGAATTCTTATCGAAAACTTGCCGTTATTTTAGTATACGCACCAAAAGACTATAAATATTACTGTGTAGCAAACTTAAAAATTCTTGGGGGAAAGTTAGTTACTCCTAAAAACCACAGATGGTTTACGCAAATAACTGACAAATTAATTATTTGCAGATACTTTTTTAAAAATTTTAGTTATCAATAAAACTAGTAACAGTAAAAGTATAATGAAAAAAATATGGCTAGTTAGTATTTCCCATCCTAAAGAGAAAAGATAAAAAATCATAACTATTGATGCTAAAATCCATCCAAGTGAGTAACTCGGTTTTTCTACAAGATATTTTATGTTACTACACTTGTACAGTATATGCATCCCGAAAAAACCCAATACATACATATATAAAAATATAGATGTAAACAAACTTGACCAATAAAATATTCCTACCCAGGCAATTTGTCCTTTAAAAAGTATTGCGTCTAAAAAATATTTGAGATCCCCGTTTAATATTGGAACTATAAGGTAAATAAGACTCGATACTAAAAAATCCAAAAATAAAAATAAAACTAGTTTACCTGGAGTTCCTGAGATTACTTTGCTTAACATATAACGAGTCTCCAGTATACTTAAAGAATCAGAAAGTATGTTTAAGAAAATAAATGGAAGGAATTCCACAAAAAATTTATTCCCCTCCATTATAAAAGGGGTAACTAAATCTATATTAAGTGCAGCGACTAAAGCGATTGCAACAATCGAATTTAACATTACAATTAAAGGAGATATATCAAAAAGTGATCTATGCTTCTCAATGAATAACAAAAATAGATAAACATATACAGAAGGAATAAAAAACATAACACCCACAAAAAGACTCATTAAAATAAATAAACTATAATAATGTAAGCTATCCATATGGAAAAAACCTAGATCCGGAAAACCACTTTCTTGCATACTTTCTTGCATTGCTTGTGTATTCATTCCGAATCTAACGATTATGGCCATCAACATCATAGACGTAATTGTGAAAATTGCCACACATGTGCTCACAAAAAAGCATTTTGGTACAGAACCCCGCGAGAACTTGTTTTCAGCATACGGTTCATTAATTATTTTTCTTATATGTCTAGCCAAAAGCATCAAATCATATAAATAATTGAGAACAGGAATATCGCGAACTTTGTTTTCGCCATATGAACTAAATATTATTTTCCTTTCTTTTTTGATAATAAGTACTAACTGATCAAACAAATAATTATAACCAGGAATACTAATAGCAAATGGTCCAACAAACAATATAGAAATAATCAAATAACTAGGAACAAAAAAAGTACTCATAGAAAGTATGATTGGTGTAAAAACAAGCCCATTTTCGGAAACCGGATAAGAGAAATATGCTAAACGTCCAATTGCGATAAAAAATAACAAAATCCCCCAACAAATAAAGATAACGACCCAAAGCCAGTAAGAAATTAATGGATGTTTGAATCTATTTACAAAAACATAGTCAAACGATTTAACAAATACATCACAAATTTCTTTTATATAATAATGATTGAAACTCCTACTTCTTTCAAGTAACCTCTTCATACTTGTATTCACAGGATTATACTCTTTATCTAAATATCCGCCAAATGCTATACACAGGCCAGCAAGAGCAACACAGGCTTTAAAATCAAGTGTCATATTTACTAAGTAAGGCTCAACTGCACTCTATATAAACTTATTTTTTAGTTAAATTAAGTACTTACTCAACGCCATTGCTGGCGTAAAATATACTCTCAGGAGTTTTTACCGCATTAATAGATGGTGATTTGAGAAATCAGACTAAATAAAAATCTTTTTTTCACTAAAAAGATACAAATAAACTAAATTTTGAAAGGATGGAAGGCAAGCCTTCCCTTCCGTGTGGGCTTAACTTCCCCTTTTAGCAATTTAGGAAATCAATCTGTACCAAATCTAGAAAGGATTAAGAAAAATACCTCTTTTTGCTACCCTGCCCGCAGGGAAAGACCGGACAAAGAAGCCAGCTTTAGGAAAACCTATAGAGACACCTAAAGTTCCATCCAGTCTTTACACGCAAAGAATAAGACCAGGCCTACCCACATGCACCGCCCAAGCCATGCGACAGGTCTTAGACCCTTAGCACCCGCACCTAATACCAACTGCCCACAGATACCGCCGCGAACCATACGTAGGTATTAGGAAACCCTTATACCATCATTGAGACACTACCCTAGATAGCAGCAAATGCTCAGAAGCTTCAAAAAGAAGACTATTGTTAAAATTAACAAGTTTTAGAGCATGAACTCCTCAGACCAGATAGTAATTCTACAGAGTACAAATTTTAAGAAAAGAATGCAATGATGAGAATATTAAAGAACCAAAAAATAAAAATTAAAAAATTATTTCAGGTATGCTCTTGTTGTTGTAACAACCAGAGTTTTTGTTATAAATGTTTTACATGTTCCTGTAATTGCTGTTGCAGTTACTTTATAAGTTCCTGGTTTGAGTACACCACTACGGTTACAGATCCCATCCAGTCTACAATGAGGACAATAAGCAGAAGTTGTCAAAACTTTTGTAGTCCCACTGTAAACGTTGAATATCACTTTGTCTACGGGACCATTAACTACAGCATGGAATCCTACTCTGTTGGCATTCCCAGAAACTGTAAAACTTGTAATTGTAGTACTACAAGTTGCTGCACTGGCTACTGGCATTGCACTGACTACTGGTAAAAATAAAAGAGTCAATAGCATAAAAATACTCAGCATTCGTTTCACTTTTAGTTATAGCATAGCTAAAGTATATAATTTTTTTAGTGTGTTTATGTAGAAATCTTTAATTTGATGTAAATTTTCCCTACAACTTTTTTGTTTATGTCATACATTAACATTTTAATTTATTTCCTTTACTTGATTCCTGAACTTCCTTTCCCTGAATGTTTCCTGCATTCAGTCTTAAAACTGAATGTAGAAGTAGACGCAAGATATCCAACAAATCTAAGGACTAAAGGCAGGAAGCAATCAGGGATTTCTTTAAGGTCTTTTCCAAATTCGATTTTATTTAAAAGGAGGTTCGGGTTTTTTCTATTGGAACTTAACTTTAGTTTGCACCTATTATGTGTGTCTGAAACACGCTCTTTTAACCTCCATGTAGACGCATCAACATTTGCACCTGAAATTTTGAGCTTGTCAAGCAAATCAGTAGAACTCTTACGATAGTCCAAACTAGCGGAAACAGGCGAAAGAGGACTTCCAAGATAATTTCCACATTATCCAATGTATGAAATATAGTCCTTGATTCATACATATAACAAGCTTTGCCAACATATAGAAAAGTTATAAATAGAAAGATAGAATATTGATAGAATGTTGTAAAGTTGAAAAGTTCTCAGAACTAAAGTGAGGGGGGAAATAATGGGAATTCAACTATTCAGACATAATGAAAAAGCAATGGAATTACCGATTAACATCGTTGTGATGCTCGTTGTGGCAATGGTCGCTCTTGCAACCCTTATTTCGATAATACCGACTCCTACAAAGGAAATGTCAGTTTTTGTGGAAAGCACAGGACCTGCGCCAGGAGACCTTCAGACAGGGAATTCAATAATAGTAAGTTCTACAACTGCGCAAAACCCGTTCACAGTATCATCAGAAGTAAGAGTCACTGATAAAGACGGAAACCCGGTTAGAAATGCAAACGTCATCCTTAAAGGACTTGGTGGTGTGGCATCAAACACAACTGACATTAACGGGGTTACTGTTTTGACAACACCTCCAGGTGCGCTTGTAAGGCTTGACCCGAACCAGAATGAAGGTACAATGGACCTGAAAATCATAGCAGACGGTTTCTATGACTATGAGAAAAAAGATGCAGTCATGATAGTAAAAACTCGCTAATAGTTAACTTGCTAACAAGCCTGATAAGAATAAAATCTGGAGAAGCCGCATATGCTGCCGAAAGACCTGAAAAAGAACGAAACCGGGACCGTTGGGCTTCCGATAAGGATTGTAGTTCTTTCGATTGTCGGGTTTATCGGGTTCTGTGCGATTCTCTCAGCCCTTTCATCTGCTCCAGAACCTCCGGAATCCATGTATGCAACATCAAATATAAGCACACTTTCACTCAATTCCGGAGGAACAGGGTCAAACATTACATTTCAAATAAACGTGCTTGACAGGCAAAACCGGGGAGTTGCAGAAGCAAATGTAATTGTCTGGAGTCCGGACAGAAAAAAAGCATGTTCAGGAGTTACGAATTCTGACGGAAATGTAATAATAACAATTTCCAATCCGGAACTGCCTCCCGGAAAAGCCGAAGGGTATATTTCAATAAAAGCGATGAGAAGCGGATACACAGATATCGATGAAGCGTATTTCGTAAAGGTAAAAAGAAGTTAAAATTCCTGATTGATTAAGTAAAGTTGATTGATTAAGTAAAGTTGATTGATTAAGTAAAGTTGATTGATTAAGTAAAATTGATCGATTAAATAAAACTGATCGATTAAGTAAAGTTGATTGATTAAGTAAAATTTCTGATTCAGCAAAAATTTAGAAAAAAGACAGGACTTTAAAAACAGCATTTCTTAATGCTAACAACTTTTTTTCAGTACATAATTCGTTTCACAGACGGAATATCTCACACTCTGCAACTTAATATGCCTGATTTTTAACATACCTGTTTTAACCTGAGAATAATCATTGCAGGACATTATTGTTGTTAATCATAAACCACAGGCCGATGAATGACATAAATCCTCCGCACAGGTATACCAGCTTCTGGTGTGTGGGCTGTGAAATTATTTCCGTTCCTCTGGAAAAAGAGGATGAGACGGTTAGAAGAAAACCAAAGTCTGCTATCCAGTGCCCGATAATAAATGCAAGGACTGAAAGAATGCCTGCCAGATATTCCTGAAGAATAATTGCACTGCCTGCTGTCAACCACCAGGCAACAAAGAAAGGATTCAACGCTGAAGTTATAATTCCTGCTGAGACCGTGCTCGAAAAAGGGTTTAAGGCTGAGGTTATGATCCCTGAAGACATGGAACCAGAGGAAAGGTTCAGGCTGCTGGCCGAAATAGAGACATCCATTGTGGAGGCTTCTTTTGCTTTTTTAATCATTAGAAGCCCGAATGCTACCATTACAAAGCCGCCTACAATAGACAGATAGGAGATAATTGACTGCCTGAGAAAAGATGACGCGCCTATGAGAATAAGCATGAACAAAATGCATTCCACAAGGGCATGCCCCATGAAAATCGAAGGCCCTGCTCTCCAGCCTTTATGAAAAGACGCACCTATCGTTGCAAACATCATGGGCCCAGGAATAATGGCTGCAGATATGCCTACAGTGAAGCCGAAAACAAGAGCTTTGATTAATTCGATTATAGTCCCACCCGGAATGGATCTTAAAATATAAATGTAGAAAGTTATTATATAAAAATGTTTTGAGACTGATAAAAAAATAGAATTTACATCATCAGCCTGAAAAAGAATCTGTTCTCCCTAAGTGGATAACCTGAAAACTAAATTTATATATATACCTGAATATTTGATTATTTACCTGAATATTTATTTATCTATCAGATTATTTACCATATACTTATTCAGTTATTTGTCCAGTTATTTGTTCAGTTATTTATTCAGTTATTTGTTCAGTTATTTATTCAGTCATTTGTTCAGTTATTTATTTGTTTTTTTCTTGTTTGCTTGTTTGCTTGTTTGCTTGTTTATTTATCCAGTTATTTATTCCATATATTCCGAGGTCTATTTACCGATTTATTAACCTATTTATCCGTTAATGACCGGAAGAGGTAATTGATGTCCGTAATCTGTTTTCAAATTAATGCGTCAGGGACTTTTGTTCCCGGTTGACCATGGAAAACTTTAAAATTACAGCCCCTGCCATAATTACCGCAAGCCCGATTGAGAAGTAAGGCGACCTTATTATATCCCATCGGCCGGACAGGATAAGAATCCCTGTAAGAAAAAGGACTGAAGATCCGGCGATTCCTGAGATTTCTACCGGGACTTTTATGGAACCCAGTGTAAACCTGTCACGGTTTTCAAGGAATTCAATACGTGATTCGAGTTTTCGTATATATTCTTCCGAAGCATTTTCCTGGCATTTCATATTCTGGATCTCGCCCTCAAGTCTTTTAACCTCGGGATCAAGGTTTTCATGCACAAAACCGGAAAGTTCGGATATTGCAGCCTGTAAAGTATGAAGGCTTTCAGAGAGGCTGGAAAAAAGAGTACTTATTTCTTTTATTCTGTAAACGACTCCTGAGACTTCGGATGAGCTATCAAGTGAAATCATGGAAGCTTCCGAAGATTCTGAAGAAGGGAGTGCAGAACAGAAGGCAAAATTCGAAGTGCTCTCCTGTGTTATTAACGGAGCAGAATCTGAAAGTAAAGAACTGCCCTGATGAGAAAAAGGAGCTTCAGGAGAAATAGAAGGACCCAGCGGAGTAATCGAAGTGCCGGCTACGAGCTTTGCAGAAGTTACTTCCTGAAAAGAGTCTGAAGAAACCCCCGGATGGGCTTTTCCAGCCTGTAAATTTTGAGGCGCTTCAAGAGATAGGCGGCGTTCAATTGCCCTCAGCCGCTTTTCAAAACTTCTGATATTCTGGTCAAAGACCTCTATTCTCCCCTGCAGATCTTCCCTTATTTCGGGTTCTGCCTGATATGCTTTACTCAATAGAACCATAACCCCCAAAAAATTTCTACTATGAAATCTCATGCAAACTGTATATAAATTTTTTGATGATAGGACAGAAAGTAGAAAAATATAATTAAAAAAGAAAAAATATAAAACGGAAAGATTAGATGGGTCTTACCTCAACAAAATCTCCGCTGTCCTGAGCTCCCATAATTTCCAGTGCAAGATCCGAGTTCATCCTGAGTTTAACATCTCCATGCCTGCTTACAGTTGCACTGAAAAGATATTCGTCTTCAATAAAGATCTCAACATCCATTCCTGAAAGCTCGGGGACTCCCAGAATAAGGTGTTTTTTGGTCCTTTCAATGACCGGATGAACAGGAGAAGCAGGAGCAATTTTTTCAGGCGTAGCTTCCCTGGCTTTCCCCGGAAAAGCTTTGCGCTCTCCGCGCTTCGGGCCCTTTGTACTTTTTGGAGCTTCAGCTTCGATCTCCCTGACATCGATATGGAGCCCTAGTATATTTTCGATCCTGTCAATGACGTTCCCGCCTTTGCCTATAACCTTTCTCATGTCCTCATTGAATACTTTTACAATTGCACTATCGTCTGAGGTCACTTCAACTTCAACTGGACCTGTCGCATACCTGCTGATTACGTTCCTTATCTCTTCTTCTGCAAGCTTCCAGGCAGGTTTTCTGCTTTCCCGTGGAGAGCCGATTGGCATGACCACGACCTGTTCTCCATAAGTATAAATCTCATATTCGACCTTTCCTGTTTCAAAATCAGCAATGGTGATTACCGGCCTTGCAAGATCCTGCTCGGTCATCCCGTGAGGCACCTTAACCGTAAAGGCGAGCACCAGGACTTTTGCAACCTCTCCCTTATCGATGAAGATTACAGTGTCAACTACCTGCGGGATCACACCAAGTTCAACCCGTCCTATGAGACGCTGGATCGCATCGACCGCACGTGTCGCATGCACCACCCCTATCATTCCGACTCCAGCAAGCCGCATGTCCGCAAAGATCAGAAAATCCCCGGTTTTTCGGACTTCATCATAAATAGTGTAGTCCGGCCTGACAAGGAGCAAAAGATCTGCAGTATCTTCCATCCTTCCATTCAGAGGAGAGTACTGGGTGATCTCAGCAGGCACCTGCAGGTCTCTTGGAGATTCCATGGTCTTGACAACCTGCCCGTGGTCGTTCAGGTAACGTGCAACTCCGGCAGCAAAAGTGGACTTCCCAGCTCCGGGAGGTCCGGCAATAAGGATCCCGCGCTGGCTTATTATGCGCTCTTTCAACTTATCGCTCAGGCGGTAGTGCTCAAGGTCAACAACAACTGTAGGCCTTACAACAGTTATCTCCATATCATCGGAAAAAGGCGGATGTGCAATTGCAATCCTCATATTTCGGATCTGCAGGACAGTAGCCCCGCTTGAAGACATCTCTATGAAAGATTCAGGGTCAAGCCTGGCTCTTTCGATAAGCTCTTTTGAAATGCTGGAAAGCTCCTGGGAACTTGCAGGTTCCTCCCTGATCCGCACATATCTCACCTGTCCGACGGGACCTTTTTTAGCCATGGGAGAAACCCCGTTTTTAAGGTGTACGGACATTGTGT
This window of the Methanosarcina mazei S-6 genome carries:
- a CDS encoding Ig-like domain-containing protein, whose amino-acid sequence is MGIQLFRHNEKAMELPINIVVMLVVAMVALATLISIIPTPTKEMSVFVESTGPAPGDLQTGNSIIVSSTTAQNPFTVSSEVRVTDKDGNPVRNANVILKGLGGVASNTTDINGVTVLTTPPGALVRLDPNQNEGTMDLKIIADGFYDYEKKDAVMIVKTR
- a CDS encoding LysE family transporter: MITFYIYILRSIPGGTIIELIKALVFGFTVGISAAIIPGPMMFATIGASFHKGWRAGPSIFMGHALVECILFMLILIGASSFLRQSIISYLSIVGGFVMVAFGLLMIKKAKEASTMDVSISASSLNLSSGSMSSGIITSALNPFSSTVSAGIITSALNPFFVAWWLTAGSAIILQEYLAGILSVLAFIIGHWIADFGFLLTVSSSFSRGTEIISQPTHQKLVYLCGGFMSFIGLWFMINNNNVLQ
- a CDS encoding AIR synthase-related protein, with amino-acid sequence MDIEGYAKRALKKDPSNETGLEEQLASRILEIKSISSKRAHEIAAAVICEAKATLHTKGDVLSPTISGVAMGEFGVGSRGTGDFYVHSKLGEVIGNTGAVVDSSQLDDSGVVKIGDEYLVVTIDGIHSRLSDFPFLSGFHVARAALRDVYSMGARPLAMLSDIHVADDGDVAKIFDHIAGITTVSELTGIPLITGSTLRIGGDMVIGERMTGGVGAVGVTSSLTSRNRTRPGDLILMTEGAGGGTISTTALYYDMHDVVEETINIRFLEACEALLQSGLYKKVHSMTDVTNGGIRGDAREISKTAGVKMVFEEEKMRALVDPKVLSMLELLKIDYLGVSLDALLVIAPPEYAGEILETVRAAGVEIDIIGHVEEGSGAEIIVNGEVRDFAPRFRESAYTPVKKVHGEENPRDFEEMRDAIDRAAEEAINKKYRVLEKIKNKRKD
- the hisH gene encoding imidazole glycerol phosphate synthase subunit HisH, whose amino-acid sequence is MKRIVIIDYGLGNLRSVQKGLEHAGASPAISGNPEEILAADGIILPGVGAFIDAMKCLVPLKKTIAEFAESGKPMLGICLGQQVLMSSSEEGRLTDGLDLIQGRVLRFPKSELKVPQMGWNNIRVKQDHPLFKGIPDGSFVYFVHSYYVDTSAENTLASCEYGLEYAASVVNSKGNVMGTQFHPEKSGATGLKILRNFVEMC
- a CDS encoding PINc/VapC family ATPase; the encoded protein is MADEKRIWRIIPDTSVIIDGRLSSRIKSGEFGSAEVIIPEAVVSELEAQANKGREIGFKGLEELSELRKLADRGDIQLKFSGVQPSLEEIKLSREGRVDALIRQTALDEGGLFVSEDRVQSLIARAKGLDVEYMHPKVQDPSEFGPLKVEHFFTDDTMSVHLKNGVSPMAKKGPVGQVRYVRIREEPASSQELSSISKELIERARLDPESFIEMSSSGATVLQIRNMRIAIAHPPFSDDMEITVVRPTVVVDLEHYRLSDKLKERIISQRGILIAGPPGAGKSTFAAGVARYLNDHGQVVKTMESPRDLQVPAEITQYSPLNGRMEDTADLLLLVRPDYTIYDEVRKTGDFLIFADMRLAGVGMIGVVHATRAVDAIQRLIGRVELGVIPQVVDTVIFIDKGEVAKVLVLAFTVKVPHGMTEQDLARPVITIADFETGKVEYEIYTYGEQVVVMPIGSPRESRKPAWKLAEEEIRNVISRYATGPVEVEVTSDDSAIVKVFNEDMRKVIGKGGNVIDRIENILGLHIDVREIEAEAPKSTKGPKRGERKAFPGKAREATPEKIAPASPVHPVIERTKKHLILGVPELSGMDVEIFIEDEYLFSATVSRHGDVKLRMNSDLALEIMGAQDSGDFVEVRPI